In one window of Streptomyces roseofulvus DNA:
- a CDS encoding deoxyribonuclease IV has protein sequence MRNPVGGHVPVAGGLATTGLGYARELGAETVQVFVANPRGWATPTGNPAQDERFREECAAESLSAWVHAPYLINFGSHTEATVERSVESLRHSLRRGREIGAKGVVVHTGSATGGRPREEALAQVRERMRPLLDELTHEDDPYLLLESTAGQGFSLCSRAEDFGPYFDALDHHPKLGICLDTCHVFAAGHDLAEPGGAVRTLDELVATVGEGRLRLIHANDSKDVVGAHKDRHANIGVGHIGEEAFRQLLRHPATDGVPLVIETPGGREGHVADIELLKKLRD, from the coding sequence ATGCGCAACCCCGTCGGCGGCCACGTCCCCGTGGCCGGCGGACTCGCCACGACCGGCCTCGGCTACGCCCGCGAGCTCGGCGCCGAGACCGTCCAGGTCTTCGTCGCCAACCCGCGCGGCTGGGCCACCCCCACCGGCAACCCCGCCCAGGACGAGCGGTTCCGGGAGGAGTGCGCGGCGGAGTCCCTGTCGGCCTGGGTGCACGCCCCGTACCTGATCAACTTCGGCTCCCACACGGAGGCCACCGTCGAGAGGTCGGTGGAGTCGCTGCGCCACTCGCTGCGGCGCGGCCGGGAGATCGGCGCCAAGGGCGTGGTCGTGCACACCGGCTCGGCGACCGGCGGCCGCCCCCGCGAGGAGGCGCTGGCGCAGGTACGCGAGCGGATGCGGCCGCTCCTCGACGAGCTGACCCACGAGGACGACCCGTACCTGCTCCTGGAGTCCACGGCCGGGCAGGGCTTCTCGCTCTGCTCCAGGGCGGAGGACTTCGGCCCGTACTTCGACGCGCTCGACCACCACCCCAAGCTGGGGATCTGCCTCGACACCTGCCACGTCTTCGCGGCCGGCCACGACCTGGCGGAGCCGGGCGGGGCGGTGCGGACCCTGGACGAGCTGGTCGCCACGGTCGGCGAGGGCCGGCTGCGGCTGATCCATGCCAACGACTCCAAGGACGTCGTCGGCGCGCACAAGGACCGGCACGCCAACATCGGCGTCGGTCACATCGGCGAGGAGGCTTTCCGGCAGCTCCTGCGCCATCCGGCCACCGACGGGGTGCCGCTGGTCATCGAGACCCCGGGCGGCAGGGAAGGCCACGTCGCCGACATCGAGCTGCTCAAGAAGCTGCGCGACTAG
- a CDS encoding DUF4396 domain-containing protein: protein MEHETHDHPTGHTGHTGHTAHGGHADHAGHADHGGGAASWGMAVKATLHCLTGCAIGEVLGMIIGTALGWGNAPTMVLAIVLAFFFGYSLTLWAVKRAGLTLKAAVGVALAADTISITVMEIVDNAVLLVVPGAMDAHLSDALFWGALAFAFLVAFLVTTPVNKWMIGRGKGHAVVHRYHH, encoded by the coding sequence ATGGAGCACGAGACGCACGACCACCCCACGGGCCACACGGGCCACACGGGCCACACGGCTCATGGCGGCCACGCGGACCATGCGGGCCACGCGGACCACGGCGGGGGCGCGGCCTCCTGGGGCATGGCCGTGAAGGCCACGCTGCACTGCCTCACCGGCTGCGCCATCGGCGAGGTCCTCGGCATGATCATCGGCACCGCGCTGGGCTGGGGCAACGCCCCCACCATGGTGCTGGCGATCGTCCTGGCGTTCTTCTTCGGCTACTCGCTCACGCTGTGGGCCGTGAAGCGGGCCGGCCTGACCCTGAAGGCCGCCGTCGGCGTCGCGCTCGCCGCCGACACGATCTCCATCACCGTGATGGAGATCGTGGACAACGCCGTCCTGCTGGTGGTCCCGGGCGCCATGGACGCCCATCTGTCGGACGCGCTCTTCTGGGGCGCCCTGGCGTTCGCGTTCCTCGTCGCCTTCCTGGTCACCACGCCGGTCAACAAGTGGATGATCGGGCGCGGCAAGGGGCACGCGGTGGTGCACCGGTACCACCACTGA
- a CDS encoding sulfite oxidase-like oxidoreductase, producing MGQPDSGVHREAGMPDISPELPPGQRLQRGWPVTHYGPVPKFKPERWEFRVFGATADGEKRCWNHEEFSALPFSTVVADLHCVTKFSMLGAEWGGVTARTVLELAPPAPHVTHVMVWAEYGYSANMRLSDFADERTIFATHKDGELLTAEHGFPLRLVVPHLYAWKGPKWVRGVEYMTADRRGFWEERGYHNVGDPWTEQRYSYQEEPGDGPEL from the coding sequence ATGGGTCAGCCGGACAGCGGAGTACACCGGGAAGCGGGGATGCCGGACATTTCGCCCGAGCTGCCGCCGGGGCAGCGGCTCCAGCGCGGCTGGCCGGTCACCCACTACGGGCCGGTGCCGAAGTTCAAGCCCGAGCGCTGGGAGTTCCGGGTCTTCGGGGCGACCGCCGACGGCGAGAAGCGCTGCTGGAACCACGAGGAGTTCTCGGCCCTGCCGTTCTCCACCGTGGTGGCCGATCTGCACTGCGTGACGAAGTTCAGCATGCTCGGGGCCGAATGGGGCGGCGTCACCGCCCGGACGGTCCTGGAGCTCGCGCCGCCGGCGCCGCACGTCACGCACGTGATGGTCTGGGCCGAGTACGGCTACAGCGCCAACATGCGGCTCTCCGACTTCGCCGACGAGCGCACGATCTTCGCCACCCACAAGGACGGCGAGCTGCTCACCGCCGAGCACGGCTTCCCGCTGCGGCTCGTCGTGCCGCACCTGTACGCCTGGAAGGGCCCGAAGTGGGTCCGAGGCGTGGAGTACATGACCGCCGACCGCCGGGGCTTCTGGGAGGAGCGCGGCTACCACAACGTCGGCGACCCGTGGACCGAGCAGCGCTACTCCTACCAGGAGGAACCGGGCGACGGCCCGGAGCTCTGA
- the bfr gene encoding bacterioferritin yields MQGDPEVLEFLNEQLTGELTAINQYWLHYRIQDNKGWTKLAKYTREESIDEMKHADKLTERILMLDGLPNYQRLFHVRVGQTITEMFQADRQVEVEAIDRLKRGIEVMRAKGDITSANLFEEILADEEHHIDYLDTQLELIESLGEALYISTLIEQPS; encoded by the coding sequence ATGCAGGGCGACCCCGAGGTCCTGGAGTTTCTGAACGAGCAGCTGACCGGCGAGCTGACGGCCATCAACCAGTACTGGCTGCACTACCGCATCCAGGACAACAAGGGCTGGACGAAGCTCGCGAAGTACACCCGCGAAGAGTCCATCGACGAGATGAAGCACGCGGACAAGCTGACCGAGCGCATCCTGATGCTCGACGGCCTGCCCAACTACCAGCGGCTCTTCCACGTGCGCGTCGGCCAGACCATCACCGAGATGTTCCAGGCGGACCGCCAGGTCGAGGTCGAGGCGATCGACCGCCTCAAGCGGGGCATCGAGGTCATGCGCGCCAAGGGCGACATCACCTCGGCCAACCTCTTCGAGGAGATCCTCGCGGACGAGGAGCACCACATCGACTACCTGGACACCCAGCTGGAGCTGATCGAGTCGCTGGGCGAGGCGCTCTACATCTCGACGCTCATCGAGCAGCCGAGCTAG
- a CDS encoding (2Fe-2S)-binding protein: protein MNRVYVCSCFGVTEKQVKEHAEAGACTPRQIASASKAGTDCGSCVRHIQALLGRGNCPRRELLNQGMPALEAETGDLSEAA from the coding sequence GTGAACCGCGTGTACGTCTGCTCATGCTTCGGTGTCACGGAGAAGCAGGTCAAGGAGCACGCGGAGGCCGGCGCCTGCACGCCCCGCCAGATCGCCTCCGCCAGCAAGGCGGGCACGGACTGCGGTTCGTGCGTACGGCACATCCAGGCGCTCCTCGGGCGGGGGAACTGCCCGCGCCGCGAGCTCCTGAACCAGGGCATGCCCGCCCTCGAGGCGGAGACGGGCGACCTGTCCGAGGCCGCGTAG
- a CDS encoding class II 3-deoxy-7-phosphoheptulonate synthase — protein MTVNAESHAVAKATWRDLPAAQQPEYPDAEALRDVIADLESYPPLVFAGECDQLRARMGAVARGEAFLLQGGDCAEAFDAVSADHIRAKLKTLLQMSAVLTYAASVPVVKVGRIAGQYSKPRSKGTETRDGVTLPTYRGDSVNGFDFNEKARVPDPERLKRMYHASASTLNLVRAFTTGGYADLRQVHAWNQDFVRSSPSGQRYEALAREIDNALNFMKACGTDPAEFKAVEFYASHEALLLDYEGALTRTDSRTGKLYDTSGHMVWIGERTRQLDHAHIEFASKIANPIGIKLGPTTTAEEALQYIERLDPDREPGRLTFIVRMGADKVRDRLPELVEKVTASGATVAWVTDPMHGNTFEAASGHKTRRFDDVLDEVKGFFEVHKALGTHPGGIHVELTGDDVTECVGGGDEIFVDDLHQRYETACDPRLNRSQSLDLAFLVAEMYRDQ, from the coding sequence GTGACCGTGAACGCTGAATCCCACGCCGTCGCCAAGGCGACCTGGCGAGACCTGCCCGCGGCGCAGCAGCCCGAGTACCCCGATGCCGAGGCTCTGCGCGATGTGATCGCGGACCTCGAGTCGTATCCTCCGCTCGTCTTCGCCGGCGAGTGCGACCAGCTGCGCGCCCGGATGGGAGCCGTCGCCCGTGGCGAGGCGTTCCTGCTCCAGGGCGGCGACTGCGCCGAGGCGTTCGACGCGGTGTCGGCCGACCACATCCGGGCCAAGCTGAAGACGCTGCTCCAGATGAGCGCCGTCCTGACGTACGCGGCCTCCGTGCCCGTCGTGAAGGTCGGCCGGATCGCCGGGCAGTACTCCAAGCCCCGCTCCAAGGGCACCGAGACCCGTGACGGTGTGACGCTCCCCACGTACCGGGGCGACTCCGTCAACGGCTTCGACTTCAACGAGAAGGCCCGCGTCCCGGACCCCGAGCGCCTGAAGCGGATGTACCACGCCTCCGCCTCCACGCTCAACCTGGTCCGCGCCTTCACCACCGGTGGTTACGCCGACCTGCGCCAGGTGCACGCCTGGAACCAGGACTTCGTGAGGTCGTCCCCGTCCGGCCAGCGCTACGAGGCGCTCGCCCGCGAGATCGACAACGCGCTGAACTTCATGAAGGCGTGCGGCACCGACCCGGCCGAGTTCAAGGCCGTCGAGTTCTACGCCTCGCACGAGGCGCTGCTGCTCGACTACGAGGGCGCCCTGACCCGTACGGACTCGCGCACCGGCAAGCTGTACGACACCTCCGGCCACATGGTCTGGATCGGTGAGCGCACTCGCCAGCTGGACCACGCGCACATCGAGTTCGCCTCGAAGATCGCGAACCCGATCGGCATCAAGCTGGGCCCGACGACCACCGCGGAGGAGGCGCTGCAGTACATCGAGCGCCTCGACCCGGACCGCGAGCCGGGCCGGCTGACCTTCATCGTCCGCATGGGCGCCGACAAGGTCCGGGACCGCCTGCCGGAGCTGGTCGAGAAGGTCACCGCCTCGGGCGCCACCGTCGCCTGGGTGACCGACCCGATGCACGGCAACACCTTCGAGGCGGCCTCGGGCCACAAGACCCGCCGCTTCGACGACGTGCTCGACGAGGTCAAGGGCTTCTTCGAGGTCCACAAGGCGCTGGGCACCCACCCGGGCGGCATCCACGTCGAGCTCACCGGTGACGACGTCACGGAGTGCGTGGGCGGCGGCGACGAGATCTTCGTCGACGACCTGCACCAGCGCTACGAGACGGCCTGCGACCCGCGCCTCAACCGGAGCCAGTCGCTCGACCTCGCGTTCCTCGTGGCGGAGATGTACCGCGATCAGTAA
- a CDS encoding N-acetylmuramoyl-L-alanine amidase: MYGAAAAVVATATIGTIAVASPGLLGTADDPKPGSTATLQEQFASAAAEFDVPQSVLMAVSYQKSLWESHDGAPSTTGSYNVMGLTKVDPEDVEVEITDEQIRHFNGSGRPEIEKKFDPEAVRRALEKSVVDTDDPKLHTLDKAAELIGASTTAVQNDTAASIRAGAALLAEYQKQAGAELSEEPGDWYPAVARYSESSERKGADVFAKRVFESIETGERATTLDGEQVSLPADPSVDPVKPSNVPLAATFASTTAATVDCPTTVNCLAKFIVPTSTGQKNYTTASRPASGVDIRQIVIHDTEGPWDGSLRVLTTPTGGASAHYMVSQAGDKIAQMVENKDLAWHAGNWTHNMHSIGVEHEGWAIKEGYWFDPQLYRTSAELVKHLATKYNVPIDREHIIGHDEVALSLDNKTGNLHWDAGPYWDWNYYMSLLGAPQGDQGAGGLLRAGQTVRVVPPFTTANQTAMTYFDDVTKTNKTASVRPVNFGYLYSDSSTSAAALKDPYFSALATQGSNYANKVRAGGLYVVADVRPNWTAIWYAGQKAWFYNPGGQYTVPVNATTVKVKSGLATAKIYGRAFPETAAYTAAGLAAPGDENAYLTKFQDAYAFDAGQEAYVKAGPAVKGDDWFGSAQKNVIGSTMFVPIRFHHKIVWVKQSDIVEAPGAAPVATTDRYNVIARDKSGVLWQYQGTGSGTAPFLTRYRVGSGWGVYNAITPMTALRADGTGDIVARDKDGVLWYYKATGNPSKPFATRLKVGGGWGVYNKLLGARDMNGDGRPDLIARDASGVLWLYTNTGATPNPFATRVKVGGGWNVYNELISTGDMTGDGRPDLIARDTTGYLWLYKNTGGSPNPYATRAKVGGGWGVYNVMVGPSDLDKDGKPDLIARDTTGNLWFYKNTNSYPNPYAPRVSVGGGWGIYDLIV; the protein is encoded by the coding sequence TTGTACGGAGCGGCGGCCGCGGTCGTCGCCACGGCCACCATCGGCACCATCGCGGTCGCCTCGCCGGGCCTCCTCGGCACGGCCGACGACCCGAAGCCCGGCTCCACGGCCACCCTCCAGGAACAGTTCGCGTCGGCGGCGGCGGAGTTCGACGTGCCGCAGAGCGTGCTGATGGCGGTGTCGTACCAGAAGTCGCTCTGGGAGTCGCACGACGGCGCTCCCAGCACCACGGGCAGCTACAACGTCATGGGGCTGACCAAGGTCGACCCGGAGGACGTCGAGGTCGAGATCACCGACGAGCAGATCCGGCACTTCAACGGCAGCGGCCGCCCGGAGATCGAGAAGAAGTTCGACCCGGAGGCGGTCCGTCGTGCCCTGGAGAAGTCGGTGGTCGACACCGACGATCCGAAGCTCCACACCCTGGACAAGGCCGCAGAGCTGATCGGCGCCTCCACGACGGCCGTCCAGAACGACACCGCCGCCTCCATCCGGGCCGGCGCCGCACTGCTCGCCGAGTACCAGAAGCAGGCAGGTGCCGAGCTGTCCGAGGAGCCGGGCGACTGGTACCCGGCGGTGGCCCGCTACAGCGAATCCTCCGAACGGAAGGGCGCGGACGTCTTCGCGAAGCGCGTCTTCGAGTCGATCGAGACGGGCGAACGGGCGACCACCCTCGACGGCGAGCAGGTCAGCCTGCCCGCGGACCCGTCGGTCGACCCGGTCAAGCCGTCGAACGTTCCGCTGGCCGCCACTTTCGCGAGCACCACGGCGGCCACCGTGGACTGCCCGACGACCGTGAACTGTCTGGCGAAGTTCATCGTGCCGACCTCCACGGGTCAGAAGAACTACACGACGGCGAGCCGCCCCGCCTCGGGCGTGGACATCCGGCAGATCGTCATCCACGACACCGAGGGTCCCTGGGACGGGTCCCTCCGGGTCCTCACCACCCCCACCGGCGGCGCCAGCGCCCACTACATGGTGAGCCAGGCGGGCGACAAGATCGCCCAGATGGTGGAGAACAAGGACCTGGCCTGGCACGCGGGCAACTGGACCCACAACATGCACTCCATCGGCGTGGAGCACGAGGGCTGGGCCATCAAGGAGGGCTACTGGTTCGACCCGCAGCTCTACCGCACCTCCGCCGAGCTGGTGAAGCACCTGGCCACGAAGTACAACGTCCCCATCGATCGCGAACACATCATCGGTCACGACGAGGTCGCGCTGTCGCTCGACAACAAGACCGGCAACCTGCACTGGGACGCGGGCCCGTACTGGGACTGGAACTACTACATGTCCCTGCTCGGCGCCCCGCAGGGCGACCAGGGTGCGGGCGGTCTGCTCCGCGCCGGGCAGACGGTCCGCGTGGTGCCTCCGTTCACCACGGCGAACCAGACGGCGATGACGTACTTCGACGACGTCACCAAGACGAACAAGACGGCCTCTGTCCGCCCCGTCAACTTCGGCTACCTCTACAGCGACTCGTCGACGAGCGCCGCGGCCCTCAAGGACCCGTACTTCTCGGCGCTGGCGACCCAGGGCTCGAACTATGCCAACAAGGTCCGCGCGGGCGGCCTGTACGTCGTCGCCGACGTCCGTCCCAACTGGACGGCGATCTGGTACGCGGGTCAGAAGGCCTGGTTCTACAACCCCGGCGGCCAGTACACCGTGCCGGTGAACGCCACCACGGTGAAGGTCAAGTCCGGCCTGGCCACGGCCAAGATCTACGGCCGCGCCTTCCCGGAGACCGCCGCCTACACCGCGGCCGGCCTCGCCGCCCCCGGTGACGAGAACGCCTACCTCACGAAGTTCCAGGATGCGTACGCCTTCGACGCGGGCCAGGAGGCCTATGTCAAGGCCGGTCCCGCGGTGAAGGGCGACGACTGGTTCGGCTCCGCCCAGAAGAACGTCATCGGCTCCACGATGTTCGTGCCGATCCGCTTCCACCACAAGATCGTGTGGGTGAAGCAGAGCGACATCGTCGAGGCGCCCGGCGCCGCGCCCGTCGCCACCACCGACCGCTACAACGTCATCGCCCGCGACAAGTCCGGCGTCCTCTGGCAGTACCAGGGCACCGGGTCCGGGACCGCGCCGTTCCTGACGCGGTACCGGGTCGGCAGCGGGTGGGGCGTGTACAACGCGATCACGCCGATGACCGCGCTGCGGGCCGACGGGACCGGGGACATCGTCGCCCGGGACAAGGACGGCGTGCTCTGGTACTACAAGGCCACCGGCAACCCGTCCAAGCCCTTCGCCACCCGGCTGAAGGTCGGCGGCGGCTGGGGCGTCTACAACAAGCTCCTCGGCGCCCGGGACATGAACGGCGACGGCCGGCCCGACCTGATCGCCCGGGACGCGTCCGGCGTGCTGTGGCTGTACACGAACACCGGCGCCACCCCGAACCCCTTCGCGACCCGCGTGAAGGTCGGCGGCGGCTGGAACGTCTACAACGAGCTCATCAGCACCGGCGACATGACCGGTGACGGCCGGCCGGACCTGATCGCCCGCGACACGACCGGCTACCTGTGGCTGTACAAGAACACGGGCGGTTCGCCGAACCCGTACGCCACCCGGGCCAAGGTCGGCGGCGGCTGGGGCGTCTACAACGTCATGGTCGGCCCGAGCGACCTCGACAAGGACGGCAAGCCGGACCTGATCGCCCGCGACACGACCGGCAACCTCTGGTTCTACAAGAACACCAACAGCTACCCGAACCCGTACGCCCCGCGCGTCTCGGTTGGCGGTGGCTGGGGGATCTACGACCTGATCGTCTGA
- a CDS encoding trp operon leader peptide, with the protein MYALTTQNWWWTVPPAAH; encoded by the coding sequence ATGTACGCGCTGACGACCCAGAACTGGTGGTGGACCGTCCCTCCGGCGGCCCACTGA
- a CDS encoding anthranilate synthase family protein translates to MDFDLSRLLDDSAPPFALLRRRTPGRDHDTVEVLVGAVHEAERLAELPVGERPALALVPFRQIRERGFDVRDDGTPLSVLVAEEAYELPLGEVLDALPAHRVEVTGGAFDVSDEEYAGTVRRVIEDEIGAGEGANFVIRRTYTGEIPGFGRADALALFRRLLAGERGAYWTFVVHTGKRCLVGASPEVHVRMAGGTVVMNPISGTYRYPDGAAPTAEGLLGFLADRKETEELSMVVDEELKMMCTVGDMGGVVIGPRLKEMAHLAHTEYELRGRSSLDVREVLRETMFAATVTGSPVQNACRVIERHEAGGRGYYAGALALLGTDENGAQTLDSPILIRTADITADGRLRVPVGATLVRHSDPAGEVAETHAKAAAVLAALGVRDGRPAGDSPARPRLADDPRVRAALDARRADLAPFWLRMQTRSAELSGHALVVDAEDTFTAMLAHLLRSSGLEVSVLRYDEPGLRELVLAHEGPVVLGPGPGDPTDAADPKMRFLRGLTAELLRGHRHGLLGVCLGHELIAAELGLDIVRKRTPFQGAQVRIDLFGQERTVGFYNSFTARCDEREATELALHRIEVSRDTATDEVHALRGPGFAGVQFHPESVLTLEGAAVTASLLAGVLV, encoded by the coding sequence ATGGACTTCGACCTCTCCCGTCTCCTCGACGACTCCGCACCGCCCTTCGCGCTGCTGCGCCGCCGCACCCCCGGCCGTGACCACGACACCGTCGAGGTGCTGGTCGGCGCCGTCCACGAGGCGGAGCGGCTGGCCGAGCTGCCGGTGGGCGAGCGGCCGGCGCTCGCGCTGGTGCCGTTCCGGCAGATCCGGGAGCGGGGCTTCGACGTGCGGGACGACGGCACCCCGCTCTCCGTGCTGGTCGCCGAGGAGGCGTACGAGCTGCCGCTCGGCGAGGTGCTCGACGCGCTGCCCGCCCACCGGGTCGAGGTCACCGGCGGGGCGTTCGACGTCTCCGACGAGGAGTACGCGGGGACCGTGCGGCGGGTGATCGAGGACGAGATCGGGGCCGGCGAGGGCGCCAACTTCGTCATCCGGCGGACGTACACCGGTGAGATCCCCGGCTTCGGGCGGGCCGACGCGCTCGCGCTCTTCCGGCGGCTGCTCGCCGGCGAGCGGGGCGCGTACTGGACCTTCGTGGTCCACACCGGGAAGCGGTGCCTGGTCGGTGCCAGCCCCGAGGTGCACGTGCGGATGGCGGGCGGGACCGTCGTCATGAACCCGATCAGCGGCACGTACCGGTACCCGGACGGGGCCGCGCCGACCGCCGAGGGGCTGCTCGGCTTCCTCGCCGACCGCAAGGAGACCGAGGAGCTCTCCATGGTGGTCGACGAGGAGCTGAAGATGATGTGCACGGTCGGCGACATGGGCGGGGTGGTGATCGGGCCGCGGCTGAAGGAGATGGCGCACCTCGCGCACACCGAGTACGAGCTGCGCGGGCGGTCCTCGCTGGACGTGCGGGAGGTGCTGCGGGAGACGATGTTCGCGGCGACCGTGACGGGCTCGCCGGTGCAGAACGCCTGCCGGGTGATCGAGCGTCACGAGGCCGGCGGGCGCGGCTACTACGCGGGGGCGCTGGCGCTGCTCGGCACGGACGAGAACGGGGCGCAGACGCTGGACTCCCCCATCCTCATCCGGACCGCCGACATCACCGCCGACGGGCGGCTGCGGGTGCCGGTGGGGGCGACCCTGGTGCGGCACTCGGACCCGGCGGGCGAGGTCGCCGAGACCCACGCGAAGGCGGCGGCGGTGCTGGCGGCGCTCGGGGTGCGGGACGGGCGCCCGGCGGGCGACTCCCCCGCCCGGCCGCGGCTGGCGGACGATCCGCGGGTGCGGGCGGCGCTGGACGCCCGGCGGGCGGATCTGGCGCCGTTCTGGCTGCGGATGCAGACCCGGTCCGCGGAGCTCTCCGGCCACGCGCTGGTGGTCGACGCGGAGGACACCTTCACCGCGATGCTGGCGCACCTGCTGCGTTCCTCGGGCCTGGAGGTGTCGGTGCTGCGGTACGACGAGCCGGGGCTGCGGGAGCTGGTGCTCGCCCATGAGGGGCCCGTGGTGCTGGGCCCCGGGCCGGGCGATCCGACGGACGCGGCCGACCCGAAGATGCGGTTCCTGCGCGGGCTCACCGCCGAGCTGCTGCGCGGCCACCGGCACGGGCTGCTCGGCGTGTGCCTCGGGCACGAGCTGATCGCGGCGGAGCTGGGCCTGGACATCGTGCGCAAGCGGACCCCGTTCCAGGGCGCCCAGGTCCGGATCGACCTGTTCGGTCAGGAGCGCACGGTCGGCTTCTACAACAGCTTCACGGCGCGCTGTGACGAGCGGGAGGCGACGGAGCTGGCGCTGCACCGGATCGAGGTGAGCCGGGACACGGCGACGGACGAGGTGCACGCGCTGCGCGGGCCGGGCTTCGCGGGCGTGCAGTTCCACCCGGAGTCGGTGCTGACGCTGGAGGGCGCGGCGGTGACGGCCTCGCTGCTGGCCGGCGTGCTGGTCTAG
- a CDS encoding 2-hydroxyacid dehydrogenase, protein MEILAFGVQADEKPMIERAFAGHHDVRCLDVFLTEDTAPIAAGYEIISTSVNAILDHRVLQTLAAGGTQMIAQRSTGFNNIDLEVAERLGLTVARVSSYSPYSVAEFAWTLALAVNRRIVRASNRTRDFDFRLDGLMGRDLRGRTAGVVGTGKIGEAFARIAHGFGMRLLGWDVVENPACAELGMEYVDKDRLLAEADLVSLHVPLLPATHHLLDAAALKAMKDDAILVNSSRGGLVDTEALVTELRAGRFAGVGLDVYEAEAGLFFLDKSLAGIEDDTLARLVTFPHVVVTSHQAYYTEDAVGQIIDTTVQNVLDYTAGRRGENVLVPRAAA, encoded by the coding sequence GTGGAGATCCTGGCGTTCGGCGTGCAGGCGGACGAGAAGCCGATGATCGAGCGGGCCTTCGCCGGCCACCACGACGTCCGCTGCCTCGACGTCTTCCTCACCGAGGACACCGCCCCCATCGCGGCCGGCTACGAGATCATCTCCACCAGCGTCAACGCCATCCTCGACCACCGGGTCCTGCAGACCCTCGCTGCCGGCGGCACCCAGATGATCGCCCAGCGCTCCACCGGCTTCAACAACATCGACCTGGAGGTCGCCGAGCGTCTCGGCCTCACCGTGGCCCGGGTCTCGTCCTACTCGCCGTACTCCGTCGCCGAGTTCGCCTGGACGCTCGCCCTGGCCGTCAACCGGCGGATCGTCCGCGCCTCCAACCGCACCCGGGACTTCGACTTCCGCCTCGACGGGCTGATGGGCCGCGACCTGCGCGGCCGCACGGCCGGCGTCGTCGGCACCGGCAAGATCGGCGAGGCGTTCGCCCGGATCGCCCACGGCTTCGGCATGCGGCTCCTCGGCTGGGACGTCGTCGAGAACCCCGCCTGCGCCGAACTGGGCATGGAGTACGTGGACAAGGACCGGCTGCTCGCCGAGGCCGACCTCGTCAGCCTCCACGTACCGCTGCTGCCCGCCACCCACCACCTCCTCGACGCCGCCGCCCTCAAGGCCATGAAGGACGACGCGATCCTGGTCAACTCCAGCCGCGGCGGCCTGGTCGACACCGAGGCCCTCGTCACCGAACTCCGCGCCGGCCGCTTCGCCGGCGTCGGCCTCGACGTCTACGAGGCCGAGGCAGGCCTCTTCTTCCTCGACAAGTCCCTCGCGGGCATCGAGGACGACACCCTGGCCCGCCTGGTGACCTTCCCCCACGTCGTGGTGACCAGCCACCAGGCGTACTACACCGAGGACGCGGTCGGCCAGATCATCGACACCACGGTCCAGAACGTCCTCGACTACACCGCCGGCCGGCGCGGCGAGAACGTCCTGGTCCCGAGGGCCGCCGCCTAG
- a CDS encoding response regulator transcription factor, with protein sequence MVVDDHPMWRDAVARDLAEAGFDVTATAGDGEQAVRRAPAAAPDVLVLDLNLPAKPGVQVCKELVGTLPGLRVLVLSASGEHADVLEAVKSGATGYLLKSASTEELIDAVRRTAAGDPVFTPGLAGLVLGEYRRLASEPAPAAGAGEPEAPRLTDRETEVLRLVAKGLSYKQIAERLVISHRTVQNHVQNTLGKLQLHNRVELVRYAIERGLDEG encoded by the coding sequence ATGGTCGTCGACGACCACCCCATGTGGCGGGACGCCGTCGCCCGCGACCTGGCCGAGGCCGGCTTCGACGTGACCGCCACCGCCGGCGACGGCGAGCAGGCCGTCCGCCGCGCCCCGGCCGCCGCCCCCGACGTCCTCGTCCTGGACCTGAACCTGCCGGCCAAGCCGGGCGTCCAGGTCTGCAAGGAACTCGTCGGCACGCTGCCCGGGCTGCGGGTCCTGGTCCTCTCCGCGAGCGGCGAGCACGCCGACGTCCTGGAGGCCGTGAAGTCCGGCGCCACCGGCTACCTGCTGAAGTCGGCCAGCACCGAGGAGCTGATCGACGCGGTCCGCCGCACCGCCGCCGGCGACCCGGTCTTCACCCCGGGCCTGGCCGGCCTGGTCCTCGGCGAGTACCGCCGCCTCGCCTCCGAGCCCGCCCCCGCCGCGGGCGCCGGCGAGCCCGAGGCGCCGCGCCTCACCGACCGCGAGACCGAGGTGCTGCGGCTCGTCGCCAAGGGCCTCAGCTACAAGCAGATCGCCGAGCGGCTGGTCATCTCGCACCGGACCGTGCAGAACCACGTCCAGAACACCCTGGGCAAGCTCCAGCTGCACAACCGCGTCGAGCTGGTCCGGTACGCGATCGAGCGCGGGCTCGACGAGGGCTGA